The following coding sequences are from one Halomonas sp. HAL1 window:
- a CDS encoding endo-1,4-beta-xylanase codes for MISSPFRLWEGFSGATVQSNGVLFEGLDRKLSPLPESTDAPVHNPSLNLAMRFQVSGDFAINITATLTAANSTYFLFHGVIPMVQDEWYYAQSTFKAQIVNGDWCYWTMYHPDNTESGNAAASVGTNVIYTFKREGTELVFLTNGVEVTRQSDMCLFADGVVYLSLDEANVGATFLVTQITTTGTVEETPVRSVPKTAGTLRDKAGKFRIGTAVATYPMVFDEQYRTILGNEFNQITPENCMKFQFIQPARGVYDFYESDKLIDYAERNGMEVHGHTVAWNEATPQWLWDGWLDGSITASEVGEILDEHIERLFGRYKGRMVSFDLINEPFLDWTDQLRDSVWYQALGRGYIERALRKAHEVDPDVLLFINEWGCEEAGDKQDFLFNLVVELQTAGVPIHGIGLQMHEDVNADYQATWPRNTSSVTKAHLKSAIARFKSLGIEVRVSELDINQYQNYAATPKAVADWYAQYLEACIEEGAHSFTMWGFTDRWSSLNEWYDYYNHGNGLIYDAQYQPKLSYQALSNKLDEMASSLTVGRLFF; via the coding sequence GTGATTTCTTCTCCATTCCGTTTGTGGGAAGGTTTTTCTGGGGCCACCGTGCAATCAAATGGCGTGCTGTTTGAAGGCCTCGACCGTAAGCTGTCGCCATTGCCTGAAAGCACAGACGCGCCGGTACATAATCCGTCGCTCAACCTGGCCATGCGCTTTCAGGTCTCCGGTGACTTTGCGATCAATATCACCGCTACGCTGACTGCCGCCAACTCCACCTACTTCCTGTTCCACGGGGTTATCCCGATGGTGCAGGATGAGTGGTACTACGCGCAGAGCACCTTCAAGGCCCAGATCGTCAATGGTGACTGGTGTTACTGGACAATGTATCACCCTGATAATACAGAGTCGGGAAATGCTGCTGCCAGTGTCGGCACCAATGTGATTTACACCTTCAAGCGTGAGGGCACCGAGCTTGTGTTCCTGACCAACGGTGTGGAAGTAACCCGTCAGTCGGATATGTGTCTGTTTGCCGATGGGGTGGTTTATCTAAGCCTGGATGAAGCGAACGTGGGGGCAACGTTCCTTGTCACTCAGATCACCACGACCGGTACCGTGGAAGAGACGCCAGTGCGTAGTGTGCCTAAGACAGCGGGCACCTTGCGTGACAAGGCCGGTAAGTTCCGCATCGGTACTGCGGTGGCCACGTACCCGATGGTGTTCGATGAGCAGTACCGCACGATTCTGGGCAATGAGTTTAACCAGATCACCCCTGAGAACTGCATGAAGTTCCAGTTCATCCAGCCTGCCCGTGGCGTCTACGACTTCTATGAATCAGATAAGCTGATCGACTACGCCGAACGTAATGGCATGGAGGTGCATGGCCACACGGTGGCATGGAACGAAGCGACCCCGCAGTGGCTGTGGGATGGCTGGCTCGATGGGTCCATCACCGCTAGCGAAGTAGGGGAAATCCTCGACGAGCATATCGAGAGGTTGTTTGGCCGCTATAAGGGCCGCATGGTGTCGTTCGATTTGATCAACGAGCCGTTCCTGGACTGGACAGACCAGCTCCGTGATTCCGTCTGGTACCAGGCATTAGGGCGTGGCTACATTGAACGGGCATTACGTAAAGCCCATGAAGTGGATCCGGATGTACTGCTGTTCATTAATGAGTGGGGGTGTGAAGAGGCGGGTGACAAACAGGACTTCCTGTTCAACCTGGTGGTCGAGTTGCAAACCGCCGGCGTGCCCATTCATGGCATTGGCTTGCAGATGCACGAAGACGTGAACGCTGATTACCAGGCGACCTGGCCACGCAATACTTCGTCTGTGACCAAGGCACACTTGAAGTCGGCCATTGCCCGCTTCAAGTCGCTGGGTATCGAGGTACGGGTGTCGGAGCTGGACATTAACCAGTATCAGAACTATGCCGCTACCCCAAAGGCCGTAGCCGATTGGTATGCCCAGTACTTGGAAGCGTGCATCGAAGAGGGTGCGCACTCGTTCACCATGTGGGGCTTCACCGATCGTTGGTCGTCACTTAATGAGTGGTACGACTATTACAACCATGGTAACGGGCTGATTTATGATGCCCAGTATCAACCCAAGCTTTCCTACCAAGCGCTTTCCAATAAATTGGACGAGATGGCAAGTTCTCTTACTGTAGGAAGATTGTTCTTTTGA
- a CDS encoding type II toxin-antitoxin system RelE/ParE family toxin, with translation MAEVIWTEPALQELDVIADYIALDNPAAASHLVQYVFDKTERLENFPQYGRIPPELPNSVYREVAVPPCRIFYREDEQRVLVLYVMREERQLRAYMLENS, from the coding sequence ATAGCTGAAGTAATCTGGACGGAGCCCGCGCTTCAAGAGTTGGATGTTATCGCTGATTACATTGCACTGGATAATCCTGCTGCCGCAAGTCATTTAGTACAATACGTTTTCGATAAGACCGAACGTTTGGAGAATTTTCCCCAATACGGGCGGATTCCACCGGAGCTCCCTAATTCGGTATACCGAGAGGTAGCGGTTCCACCGTGTCGCATTTTTTATCGTGAGGATGAGCAGCGGGTTCTCGTCCTTTATGTCATGCGAGAGGAGCGGCAGCTTCGTGCATATATGCTTGAGAATAGCTAA
- a CDS encoding type II toxin-antitoxin system Phd/YefM family antitoxin, with amino-acid sequence MKVELVTNLKRQATKILADLHLSKEPVLITEHGQPSVYLVDVQDYEFMQRRLELLEGLSRGERAVLEGRTYSQSEAREKMSK; translated from the coding sequence ATGAAAGTAGAGCTTGTTACAAACCTAAAGCGCCAAGCCACAAAAATCTTGGCAGACCTGCATCTCTCCAAAGAGCCGGTACTGATCACGGAGCATGGTCAGCCATCCGTCTACCTTGTCGATGTGCAGGATTACGAATTTATGCAGCGCCGACTTGAGCTGCTTGAAGGGCTCTCTCGGGGTGAGCGTGCTGTGCTTGAGGGAAGAACCTACAGCCAAAGCGAGGCCAGGGAGAAAATGAGTAAATAG
- a CDS encoding OadG family protein, which produces MQEVRSNLYPCRHCEETGVCKTGLNGSSCLACAKYHELKGKEFVGLACGTCGGLGQSEPMTERLNKRTKPLLAMGIVFLVLIFVFVLALIKNPHFPEFLAFAGTLIGSVTAFYFNSRNNT; this is translated from the coding sequence ATGCAGGAAGTAAGGTCTAATTTGTACCCTTGTCGGCACTGCGAGGAAACGGGTGTCTGTAAGACTGGCCTAAATGGTTCTAGTTGCCTGGCCTGTGCGAAATATCACGAATTGAAGGGAAAAGAATTCGTTGGACTGGCATGCGGTACTTGTGGCGGGCTGGGGCAGTCTGAACCGATGACTGAGCGATTAAATAAACGAACCAAGCCGTTGCTTGCCATGGGGATCGTATTTCTGGTTCTTATCTTCGTGTTCGTTCTGGCTCTCATCAAAAATCCGCATTTCCCCGAGTTTCTAGCCTTCGCAGGTACATTGATTGGCAGTGTTACTGCCTTCTATTTCAACAGTCGGAACAACACGTAA
- a CDS encoding transposase, translated as MDETSKLNMKYLHERWINGYIPDNQFRSRDPKFTDQKNKYGKRHQNLPDKGWRETTPASAFQFDPVNLTCICPAGEKLSYRGQRETDNGKIRVHFEGRLLQCRHCPKKYRCMQNPSSADHRNGAGRQVSFIIENKRLPNYTDWMKHRVDSSKGKEMYSHRMSVVEPVFGNIGTTKRLNRFSLRGKKKVQGQWQLYCLVHHIEKLANYGHLAAS; from the coding sequence ATGGATGAGACGAGTAAACTCAATATGAAGTACCTTCACGAGCGATGGATTAATGGCTACATCCCCGATAACCAGTTCCGCAGCCGAGATCCGAAATTCACCGACCAGAAAAACAAATACGGCAAGCGCCACCAGAACCTGCCGGACAAAGGCTGGCGAGAGACGACGCCCGCCAGCGCGTTCCAGTTTGATCCTGTAAACCTAACGTGTATCTGCCCCGCCGGTGAAAAGCTGTCCTATCGCGGGCAACGAGAAACAGATAATGGCAAGATCCGGGTACACTTTGAAGGGCGTTTGCTGCAATGTCGGCACTGCCCAAAGAAATACCGATGCATGCAGAACCCAAGCTCTGCCGACCACCGCAACGGAGCAGGGCGACAAGTGTCTTTTATTATCGAGAACAAGCGCTTACCCAATTACACGGACTGGATGAAGCACCGAGTTGATAGCTCAAAGGGCAAAGAAATGTACAGCCATCGCATGTCAGTCGTAGAGCCCGTCTTCGGCAACATTGGCACAACGAAAAGGCTGAACCGCTTCAGCCTTCGGGGTAAGAAAAAGGTGCAAGGCCAGTGGCAGCTTTACTGCTTGGTGCACCATATTGAGAAGTTAGCGAATTATGGTCATTTGGCCGCTTCATGA
- a CDS encoding transposase — MPRFKAYNYDQNAMVVINYQDQPQPGTFEHAVHYLIEHKLDLFVFYPKYRNDATGRLAYDPAILLKIILFAYSKSITSSREIQWCCETTIIFKALSCDTVPHFTTLASFVSRHADEIEALFEQVLLVCHEQGLLGNELFAFDGCKMSSDASKEWSGTFKELGEKREKLRGLIRHHLLEHYARDEAETEADLDRDIRRAKMILSLDAAMNKVDRFLKTHSPRMGRGKRIKEVKSNLTDNESAKMTTSKGTIQGYNGVATVDKKHQIVIDAQAFGEGQEHHTLQPVLEMVEARFKKLGIAENIYQKGTVVTADTGFANDKFIGNKFEQPQAGPKGESHG; from the coding sequence ATGCCGCGCTTCAAGGCTTATAACTACGATCAAAATGCCATGGTGGTGATCAACTACCAAGATCAGCCCCAGCCCGGCACCTTTGAGCACGCGGTGCACTACCTGATCGAGCACAAGCTCGACTTATTCGTTTTCTATCCCAAGTACCGCAACGATGCGACCGGTCGGCTGGCCTATGATCCGGCTATTCTGCTTAAGATTATCCTGTTTGCTTACTCAAAAAGCATCACCTCCAGTCGTGAAATTCAGTGGTGCTGCGAGACCACTATTATTTTCAAAGCCCTTTCCTGCGATACCGTTCCCCATTTCACCACACTGGCCAGCTTCGTCAGTCGCCATGCCGATGAGATTGAAGCGCTGTTCGAACAAGTGCTGCTGGTGTGCCACGAACAAGGCTTGCTGGGTAACGAACTCTTTGCCTTTGACGGCTGCAAGATGTCCTCCGATGCCTCTAAGGAATGGTCGGGTACGTTCAAAGAATTGGGCGAGAAGCGGGAGAAACTGAGAGGCCTGATTCGGCATCACCTACTAGAGCACTACGCGCGTGATGAAGCCGAAACGGAAGCCGACCTGGATCGCGACATTCGCCGAGCCAAGATGATTCTCTCCCTAGATGCCGCCATGAACAAAGTGGATCGTTTCCTAAAGACGCACAGCCCAAGGATGGGCCGGGGGAAGCGAATCAAGGAAGTGAAGAGCAATCTGACCGATAACGAAAGTGCCAAAATGACCACCAGCAAGGGCACGATCCAGGGCTATAACGGCGTCGCCACGGTGGATAAAAAGCACCAGATCGTCATTGACGCTCAGGCCTTCGGCGAAGGCCAGGAACATCACACCTTGCAGCCCGTACTGGAAATGGTCGAAGCGCGTTTTAAGAAGCTGGGTATCGCCGAGAACATTTATCAGAAAGGCACCGTCGTCACCGCCGATACTGGCTTCGCCAATGATAAATTTATCGGGAATAAATTTGAACAGCCGCAGGCTGGCCCGAAGGGCGAGTCTCATGGATGA
- a CDS encoding IS30 family transposase, producing MSYSELSIEERATIQVSLRQGMRLRQIAHMLRRSPSTLSREVRRNQTQSGAYCAHSAQTHRCARRMVCRPKRKLLLGSERFELVIHMFRNRLSPEQIAGKLKRMMTPSFEDAYVCRETVYNAIYALPVGQLKKELIHCLRQGKSTRKPRRGQVDRRGQIPDMVSIHLRPPEIEKREMPGHWEGDLIKGKNNASAVGTLVELSSGYVILAKLHDATATSAVEGFSAALNRMPLAARKSMTYDQGREMAKHAQITQATGVAIYFCDPHSPWQRGSNENINGLIRQYLPKGTDLSHHTQEELDAIALQLNMRPRKRFDFRCPVEVLGEILAKHQESPPAIH from the coding sequence ATGTCCTATTCAGAACTCAGCATCGAAGAACGTGCCACCATACAGGTAAGCCTCAGGCAAGGCATGAGGCTCCGCCAGATTGCTCACATGTTGAGGCGTTCTCCGTCTACCCTCAGCCGTGAAGTACGGCGCAACCAAACTCAGTCAGGTGCCTACTGTGCTCATAGTGCGCAGACGCACCGCTGCGCTCGACGCATGGTTTGTCGCCCAAAACGTAAGCTGCTGTTGGGGAGTGAACGCTTTGAGCTGGTCATTCATATGTTTCGCAACCGCTTGTCTCCAGAACAAATAGCAGGCAAGCTCAAACGCATGATGACGCCCAGTTTTGAAGATGCTTACGTCTGCCGTGAGACGGTCTACAACGCCATTTACGCCTTGCCTGTGGGCCAGCTTAAGAAAGAGTTGATTCACTGCCTGCGCCAAGGCAAATCGACCCGTAAGCCTCGCCGTGGTCAGGTCGATCGCCGTGGCCAAATACCCGACATGGTGAGCATTCACCTTCGTCCACCGGAGATAGAGAAGCGCGAAATGCCAGGCCACTGGGAGGGCGATTTAATCAAAGGTAAGAACAATGCCTCTGCCGTCGGCACGTTAGTTGAACTCAGCAGTGGCTACGTCATCCTCGCCAAATTACATGACGCCACAGCGACCTCAGCTGTTGAGGGATTTAGCGCAGCACTCAACCGAATGCCACTAGCCGCACGCAAGAGCATGACGTATGACCAAGGCCGAGAAATGGCTAAGCATGCACAGATTACCCAAGCAACGGGTGTTGCAATCTACTTTTGTGACCCTCACAGCCCATGGCAACGCGGTAGCAATGAAAACATCAATGGCTTGATACGGCAGTATTTACCGAAAGGGACGGATCTGTCGCACCACACCCAAGAGGAACTTGATGCCATTGCATTACAGCTGAATATGCGGCCTCGAAAGCGCTTTGACTTCAGGTGCCCAGTTGAAGTGCTGGGCGAAATATTGGCGAAACACCAAGAAAGCCCACCAGCCATTCATTAA
- a CDS encoding BrnT family toxin has translation MDEFEFDEAKSQANLDKHGIDFVAAQGLRKDPYLLEVRAQSEDEQRFLLIGKIGEKHWSAVVTYRDARIRLISVRRSRRG, from the coding sequence ATGGATGAGTTTGAATTCGACGAAGCCAAAAGCCAAGCTAACCTGGACAAGCACGGTATAGATTTCGTTGCTGCCCAAGGGCTGAGGAAAGATCCATACCTGCTGGAGGTCCGCGCTCAATCAGAGGATGAGCAGAGGTTTTTGCTGATAGGCAAGATTGGTGAAAAGCACTGGTCGGCTGTCGTCACATACAGGGATGCTCGTATTCGTCTGATTTCAGTCAGACGTTCCCGCCGAGGTTGA
- a CDS encoding phage integrase N-terminal SAM-like domain-containing protein: protein MRYFIRYHGVRHPASMGPSEVQAFLEHLAVERYVAAATKPSA from the coding sequence ATACGTTACTTCATTCGTTATCATGGGGTGCGACACCCTGCCAGTATGGGCCCTTCTGAAGTCCAAGCTTTTCTGGAGCACCTTGCCGTAGAGCGATATGTGGCTGCGGCTACAAAACCAAGCGCTTAA